A genome region from Brassica oleracea var. oleracea cultivar TO1000 chromosome C2, BOL, whole genome shotgun sequence includes the following:
- the LOC106325213 gene encoding 1,2-dihydroxy-3-keto-5-methylthiopentene dioxygenase 4-like, whose product MSSYISTFVMCLKSKHFTPQRSVMALEAWFMDDSNEDQRLPHHRNPKEFVTLDYLADLGVVHWKLNPENYENDSKLSKIREERGYDYMDLLDLCPEKVSNYEEKLKNFFTEHIHKDEEIRYCLKGSGYFDVRDKDDRWIRILMKPGDLIVLPAGIYHRFTLDTSNYIKLMRLFVGEPVWTPYNRPQEEHPVRKEYIKSLTKKFGETIRAY is encoded by the exons ATGAGCTCTTATATATCGACCTTCGTCATGTGTCTGAAATCGAAGCATTTCACACCACAAAGATCAGTAATGGCTCTCGAG GCATGGTTTATGGATGATAGCAATGAAGACCAGAGACTTCCTCATCATCGCAACCCGAAAGAGTTCGTCACATTGGATTACTTAGCAG ATCTGGGAGTGGTGCACTGGAAGCTGAACCCTGAAAACTACGAGAATGATTCCAAGCTAAGCAAGATTAGAGAAGAACGGGGTTACGATTACATG GATTTGCTGGATCTATGTCCTGAGAAAGTGAGCAACTACGAGGAGAAGCTGAAGAACTTTTTCACAGAACACATTCACAAGGACGAAGAGATTCGTTACTGCCTAAAGGGAAGTGGCTACTTTGATGTTAGGGACAAGGATGACCGTTGGATCCGAATCTTGATGAAACCGGGCGATCTCATTGTCCTTCCTGCCGGAATCTACCACCGGTTCACACTTGACACCAGCAACTACATCAAG CTAATGAGGCTGTTCGTGGGAGAACCGGTTTGGACACCATATAACCGGCCCCAGGAAGAACATCCGGTTAGGAAGGAATATATAAAGAGCTTGACCAAGAAGTTTGGAGAAACCATCCGAGCTTATTAA
- the LOC106321483 gene encoding lamin-like protein, with protein sequence MARFTVLIAAAVLAFLVAAPVPEVTAKKYLVGDKKFWNPDINYDTWVQGKHFYLGDWLYFVYYRDQHNILEVNKTDYERCISDHPIRNYTRGAGRDIVPLNVTKQYYLLDGRGGCFKGMKLTVTVEKLPPPPKSAPVKH encoded by the exons ATGGCGAGATTCACGGTGTTGATTGCGGCAGCAGTACTTGCTTTTCTAGTGGCAGCGCCGGTGCCGGAAGTGACGGCGAAGAAGTATTTAGTTGGCGACAAAAAGTTTTGGAATCCAGACATCAACTATGACACCTGGGTTCAGGGAAAGCATTTCTACCTTGGAGATTGGCTCT ATTTCGTGTACTACAGAGACCAACACAACATTCTTGAAGTAAACAAGACCGACTACGAAAGATGCATCTCCGACCATCCTATCCGAAACTATACACGTGGAGCTGGGAGAGACATTGTCCCTCTCAATGTCACCAAACAGTACTATCTACTTGACGGAAGGGGTGGTTGTTTTAAAGGCATGAAGCTCACTGTTACAGTCGAGAAGCTTCCCCCTCCACCCAAATCTGCCCCTGTCAAGCATTAG